A window of the Loxodonta africana isolate mLoxAfr1 chromosome 3, mLoxAfr1.hap2, whole genome shotgun sequence genome harbors these coding sequences:
- the CHI3L2 gene encoding chitinase-3-like protein 2 isoform X2 produces the protein MEAISMDQKSLWAGIVVLLLLQGGSAYRLVCYFTSWSQDRQEPGKFTPENIDPFLCSHLIYSFAGVSNNKIVITSKNDAVLYQTINSVKTEFHPMVDSSASRLEFINSVIPFLRSHNFDGLDISWIYPGLRDSTRFTELIHELAEAFQKDFIKSRKERLLLTAGVSAGRQEIDNSYQIEKLAKELDFINLLSFDFHGSWEKPLVTGHNSPLRKGQLDRGTSSYYNVAYAVGYWINKGMPSEKVVMGIPTYGRTFTLASAENSVGASASGPGAAGPITKSPGFLAYYEICQFLQGANITRMQDQQVPYAVKGNQWVGYDDVESVETKVQFLKNLNLGGAMIWSIDMDDFTGKSCSQGHYPLVQAVKRSLGSL, from the exons ATGGAGGCAATCAGCATGGACCAAAAGTCTCTCTGGGCAG GTATAGTGGTCTTGCTGCTGCTTCAAGGGG GATCTGCCTACCGACTGGTTTGCTACTTTACCAGTTGGTCCCAGGACCGGCAGGAACCAGGAAAGTTCACCCCTGAGAACATTGATCCCTTCCTATGCTCTCACCTCATCTACTCGTTTGCGGGAGTCAGTAACAACAAGATCGTCATCACCAGCAAGAACGATGCAGTGCTTTACCAGACCATCAACAGTGTCAAAACTGA ATTCCACCCCATGGTTGATTCTTCTGCATCACGCTTGGAATTTATCAACTCTGTAATTCCATTCCTAAGGAGCCATAACTTTGATGGGCTGGACATAAGCTGGATCTACCCAGGTCTGAGAGACAGCACTCGTTTCACTGAGCTGATTCAT GAGTTAGCAGAGGCCTTTCAGAAGGACTTCATAAAATCCAGAAAagagaggcttctcttgactgcAGGAGTATCTGCAGGGAGGCAGGAGATTGATAACAGCTATCAAATAGAGAAACTGGCAAA AGAACTAGATTTCATCAACCTCCTGTCCTTTGACTTCCATGGATCTTGGGAAAAGCCCCTCGTCACTGGCCACAACAGCCCTCTGAGAAAGGGGCAGCTAGACAGAGGGACAAGCTCCTACTACAATGTG GCATATGCTGTGGGATATTGGATAAATAAAGGAATGCCATCAGAGAAGGTGGTCATGGGCATCCCCACGTATGGACGCACCTTCACACTGGCCTCTgcagaaaactctgtgggggccTCTGCTTCCGGGCCTGGAGCTGCTGGCCCCATCACTAAGTCTCCAGGCTTCCTAGCCTATTACGAG ATTTGCCAGTTCCTGCAAGGAGCCAACATCACAAGAATGCAGGATCAGCAAGTTCCCTATGCAGTTAAAGGAAACCAGTGGGTCGGCTATGATGATGTGGAGAGTGTGGAGACCAAG GTTCAGTTTCTAAAGAATTTAAACCTGGGAGGGGCCATGATCTGGTCTATTGACATGGATGACTTCACTGGCAAGTCCTGCAGCCAGGGTCACTACCCTCTTGTCCAGGCTGTCAAAAGAAGCCTTGGCTCTCTATGA
- the CHI3L2 gene encoding chitinase-3-like protein 2 isoform X1, protein MEAISMDQKSLWAGIVVLLLLQGGSAYRLVCYFTSWSQDRQEPGKFTPENIDPFLCSHLIYSFAGVSNNKIVITSKNDAVLYQTINSVKTENPKLKILLSIGGYEFGSKRFHPMVDSSASRLEFINSVIPFLRSHNFDGLDISWIYPGLRDSTRFTELIHELAEAFQKDFIKSRKERLLLTAGVSAGRQEIDNSYQIEKLAKELDFINLLSFDFHGSWEKPLVTGHNSPLRKGQLDRGTSSYYNVAYAVGYWINKGMPSEKVVMGIPTYGRTFTLASAENSVGASASGPGAAGPITKSPGFLAYYEICQFLQGANITRMQDQQVPYAVKGNQWVGYDDVESVETKVQFLKNLNLGGAMIWSIDMDDFTGKSCSQGHYPLVQAVKRSLGSL, encoded by the exons ATGGAGGCAATCAGCATGGACCAAAAGTCTCTCTGGGCAG GTATAGTGGTCTTGCTGCTGCTTCAAGGGG GATCTGCCTACCGACTGGTTTGCTACTTTACCAGTTGGTCCCAGGACCGGCAGGAACCAGGAAAGTTCACCCCTGAGAACATTGATCCCTTCCTATGCTCTCACCTCATCTACTCGTTTGCGGGAGTCAGTAACAACAAGATCGTCATCACCAGCAAGAACGATGCAGTGCTTTACCAGACCATCAACAGTGTCAAAACTGA GAATCCCAAACTGAAAATTCTCTTGTCTATTGGGGGGTACGAATTTGGTTCTAAAAG ATTCCACCCCATGGTTGATTCTTCTGCATCACGCTTGGAATTTATCAACTCTGTAATTCCATTCCTAAGGAGCCATAACTTTGATGGGCTGGACATAAGCTGGATCTACCCAGGTCTGAGAGACAGCACTCGTTTCACTGAGCTGATTCAT GAGTTAGCAGAGGCCTTTCAGAAGGACTTCATAAAATCCAGAAAagagaggcttctcttgactgcAGGAGTATCTGCAGGGAGGCAGGAGATTGATAACAGCTATCAAATAGAGAAACTGGCAAA AGAACTAGATTTCATCAACCTCCTGTCCTTTGACTTCCATGGATCTTGGGAAAAGCCCCTCGTCACTGGCCACAACAGCCCTCTGAGAAAGGGGCAGCTAGACAGAGGGACAAGCTCCTACTACAATGTG GCATATGCTGTGGGATATTGGATAAATAAAGGAATGCCATCAGAGAAGGTGGTCATGGGCATCCCCACGTATGGACGCACCTTCACACTGGCCTCTgcagaaaactctgtgggggccTCTGCTTCCGGGCCTGGAGCTGCTGGCCCCATCACTAAGTCTCCAGGCTTCCTAGCCTATTACGAG ATTTGCCAGTTCCTGCAAGGAGCCAACATCACAAGAATGCAGGATCAGCAAGTTCCCTATGCAGTTAAAGGAAACCAGTGGGTCGGCTATGATGATGTGGAGAGTGTGGAGACCAAG GTTCAGTTTCTAAAGAATTTAAACCTGGGAGGGGCCATGATCTGGTCTATTGACATGGATGACTTCACTGGCAAGTCCTGCAGCCAGGGTCACTACCCTCTTGTCCAGGCTGTCAAAAGAAGCCTTGGCTCTCTATGA